The following coding sequences lie in one Pontibacter sp. G13 genomic window:
- a CDS encoding amylo-alpha-1,6-glucosidase, translating into MSLSVSASVLNRFNQATRREWLETNGLGGYASSTVIGTNTRRYHGLLVAATNPPIGRMNMLSKLDETLIIGGHRYELGCNKYRGAISPNGYIFQHAFEKEIFPTFEYHVDGAKLRKTIAAIHGENTTVITYEVLEARDEFWMELLPLTGRRDHHSLTQAHQMGNPVVSFNSETLCVAGQADIPNLFITVPGSDFATHNSWYYQFEYPVEQRRGGGDVEDLFCPGHFTVKMKVGSKLAVVVSIDPTEGRDGNWLIEQELKRRQKLVEDTRFEHPMMRQLALAADQFLVNREHGKKSIIAGYPWFADWGRDTMISLPGLCLATGRFEDARHILHSYAQWIDGGMLPNCYLDGKSEPTFNNVDAALWLFVATHQYLEATDDLGFVSEHMILGLEEILTRYEHGTRYHIRMDHDGLITAGADGVQLTWMDAKAGDWVVTPRRGKAVEINALWYNAWKIISKIYDRQGRPDAAAHSNQRAEAIRDRFIETFWNADRGYLADVVEGDHVDASLRPNQLFALSLPFPLLEENQAAAVLQVVEQHLVTPVGIRSLAPHDDAYRFRYHGDQFERDAAYHQGIVWGWLLGPYFDALIQVKGTWGKRQVVDQILGLQAHLQDACLGSISEIYEAEPPFFPRGCPAQAWSVAEILRVVQTHSLELPVEEVEHSLAAFIKRPERDRMLARAIGW; encoded by the coding sequence ATGTCCTTATCCGTCAGCGCCTCAGTGCTGAATCGATTCAACCAAGCGACTCGCCGAGAATGGCTTGAGACAAACGGCTTGGGTGGCTATGCCAGTTCCACGGTAATCGGTACCAATACCCGTAGGTACCATGGCCTGTTGGTTGCGGCTACCAATCCTCCTATCGGGCGGATGAATATGTTGTCCAAATTGGATGAGACACTCATTATCGGTGGGCATCGATATGAGCTGGGATGCAACAAGTATCGCGGGGCTATTTCTCCCAACGGTTACATCTTTCAGCATGCCTTCGAGAAAGAGATCTTTCCGACCTTCGAGTATCATGTAGATGGAGCCAAGCTCCGCAAGACCATCGCCGCTATTCATGGCGAGAACACAACGGTCATCACCTATGAGGTGCTGGAAGCTCGGGATGAATTTTGGATGGAATTGCTTCCGCTTACAGGACGTAGAGACCATCACAGTTTGACACAGGCCCACCAGATGGGCAATCCGGTTGTGTCATTTAATTCAGAAACACTTTGCGTGGCTGGTCAGGCGGATATCCCAAATCTGTTCATTACGGTTCCTGGGAGCGATTTTGCCACTCACAACAGCTGGTACTATCAATTCGAGTATCCGGTCGAACAACGCAGAGGGGGTGGGGACGTGGAAGATTTGTTCTGTCCTGGCCACTTCACGGTCAAAATGAAGGTCGGTTCTAAGCTCGCAGTGGTAGTTTCCATCGATCCTACTGAAGGACGTGATGGCAACTGGCTGATTGAGCAAGAATTGAAACGCCGCCAGAAATTGGTGGAAGATACACGATTTGAGCATCCCATGATGCGTCAGCTGGCTTTGGCTGCCGATCAGTTCCTCGTCAATCGTGAGCATGGCAAAAAATCCATCATAGCCGGATATCCTTGGTTTGCTGATTGGGGGAGAGATACCATGATCTCTTTACCGGGCCTTTGCTTGGCTACAGGAAGATTCGAAGATGCACGTCATATCCTGCATTCCTATGCCCAGTGGATTGACGGAGGGATGTTGCCCAACTGCTATCTGGATGGGAAGTCCGAGCCTACCTTCAACAATGTGGATGCTGCGCTTTGGTTGTTCGTAGCTACCCATCAATATCTGGAGGCAACAGACGATCTTGGATTTGTCTCAGAACACATGATCTTGGGATTGGAAGAGATTCTGACCAGATATGAGCATGGTACGCGGTACCACATCCGTATGGATCATGATGGATTGATCACTGCAGGTGCCGATGGGGTGCAATTGACTTGGATGGATGCCAAGGCAGGGGATTGGGTCGTTACTCCTCGCCGTGGAAAAGCTGTCGAAATCAATGCGCTTTGGTACAATGCATGGAAGATCATCTCCAAGATCTATGACCGCCAAGGAAGACCGGATGCGGCTGCACATAGCAATCAGAGAGCTGAGGCTATTCGCGATCGATTCATTGAGACATTCTGGAATGCAGACCGTGGATACCTCGCCGATGTGGTTGAAGGGGATCATGTGGATGCCTCCTTGCGTCCCAATCAATTGTTTGCATTGAGCCTTCCTTTCCCGTTGCTGGAGGAAAATCAAGCTGCCGCTGTCCTGCAAGTCGTAGAACAGCACCTCGTCACACCTGTGGGAATTCGCAGTCTCGCACCCCACGATGATGCATACAGATTCAGATATCATGGGGACCAGTTCGAACGAGACGCAGCCTATCACCAAGGAATCGTGTGGGGATGGCTCCTCGGACCGTACTTTGATGCATTGATCCAAGTGAAGGGGACTTGGGGAAAACGTCAGGTCGTAGATCAAATCTTGGGACTACAAGCCCATCTCCAAGATGCATGCTTGGGGTCCATTTCTGAAATATACGAAGCTGAACCTCCGTTCTTCCCGAGAGGTTGTCCAGCGCAAGCTTGGAGTGTTGCCGAAATTCTCAGAGTGGTACAAACCCACAGCCTGGAATTGCCGGTGGAGGAGGTGGAACATTCGCTCGCAGCGTTTATCAAACGTCCTGAAAGGGATCGCATGCTTGCCCGAGCGATCGGGTGGTAG
- a CDS encoding serine hydrolase domain-containing protein, with protein MKIRAVVLGTLAACALWFVFSASFPADVLLDAEGNLAAKGDLEVCKEATWEEAMGQDPKLDSLFEYLRTKKGFSGAVLVAQDGFIKHAGAYGFADNRKKVPLTMESEFQLASVSKMFTATSVLLLYQDGLIGLDDALCEYFPKFPYEDITIRHLLNHRTGLVRYMALGDQLWDRDKMMDCQDVVDLYAQEQPDLWFTPGRRFNYSNANYALLAALVEKVSGTQFETFIQSRIFNKLGMDQSYCVDHKARLKRDHHTIGYRATRRGYRAAGGDYLDGVMGDKGMHSTIFDLFKFDLALRNETLLAPSIMEEAYAPGSPERKRSNYGFGWRMRTERPDMVYHFGWWRGYRTCFMRDLSKNRTLIVLSNRDNLRHTVNFFNLYDQIFSTPLPV; from the coding sequence ATGAAGATCCGCGCTGTTGTGTTAGGAACCTTGGCTGCTTGCGCCTTGTGGTTCGTATTTAGTGCTTCTTTTCCAGCAGATGTGTTGCTGGATGCCGAAGGGAATCTTGCTGCAAAGGGAGATCTGGAGGTTTGCAAAGAAGCGACTTGGGAAGAAGCAATGGGCCAAGACCCCAAGCTTGATAGCCTATTCGAATACCTTCGGACCAAAAAGGGGTTTAGTGGGGCAGTGTTGGTCGCTCAAGATGGATTCATCAAACATGCCGGTGCGTACGGATTTGCCGACAACCGCAAGAAGGTTCCCCTCACCATGGAATCTGAATTCCAACTGGCTTCCGTCTCGAAGATGTTTACCGCCACCTCCGTATTGCTGCTTTATCAAGATGGCCTGATCGGGCTGGACGATGCACTCTGCGAATACTTTCCCAAATTTCCATACGAAGACATTACCATTCGCCATCTCCTGAATCACCGGACGGGACTTGTGCGCTACATGGCTCTAGGAGATCAACTATGGGACCGCGACAAGATGATGGATTGCCAAGATGTTGTGGATCTGTATGCCCAAGAGCAACCAGACCTTTGGTTTACACCGGGTAGGAGATTCAACTACAGCAACGCCAACTATGCTTTGCTGGCTGCCTTGGTCGAAAAGGTCTCGGGTACTCAATTTGAAACCTTCATTCAATCCCGCATATTCAACAAGTTGGGGATGGATCAGTCCTATTGCGTAGACCACAAAGCAAGGCTGAAAAGAGACCATCATACCATCGGATATCGAGCCACTCGGAGAGGATATCGCGCTGCAGGCGGAGATTACCTCGATGGCGTGATGGGAGACAAAGGCATGCATAGCACCATCTTTGATCTCTTTAAGTTTGACTTGGCGCTGCGAAATGAGACTTTGCTGGCACCTTCTATTATGGAAGAAGCTTATGCGCCGGGCAGTCCAGAGCGAAAGCGCTCTAACTACGGATTTGGTTGGAGGATGCGTACTGAAAGACCGGATATGGTCTACCATTTTGGATGGTGGAGAGGATACCGTACCTGTTTTATGCGTGATTTGTCTAAAAATCGGACACTCATTGTCCTATCTAATCGCGACAATCTCCGGCATACCGTGAATTTCTTCAACTTATATGACCAAATTTTTAGCACTCCGCTTCCTGTCTAA